The segment CAATAGCTTATGGATATCCGTCCCTAATTTCATACCCTCTCTAAGATCCTCAATATCCGGCTCATCAATGAAAGACTTTCTGATTCTAAAAATGATCGAATCTGGTGAGTAGCATTTATTCACTTTAATATCTTCATTTTTTTCAAAACTTTTAGACCCAAAATCTTTTAACTCGCCACAGACAAAAAATATCCCCATCTCATTCTTTTCAATTGCGTAGTCAATACCTGACCCATCTTCGTATTTTTCAAGATTATCCAGCATTTCATACAGAATAGCTGACGATCTGAGGGGCCTTGGATAACTACCAGACAGATTCTTTGAAAACATGCCAGTAATATACAGCTCCCTTACTGCCCTCGTCTGAGCCACATACATGAGGTTTAGACCTTCAATCAATTGAGATTTTATCTTTTTTTCATAGATATTTTTAGCCGTCTCAGATATATCTTTTAGACTGTTTATCGTCGTAAAAATCTTCTCTTCCCCCGCATAATCCTCCAAAACATCAGAAAGCGGAATATAATCATACATTCGATCTGTTTTGTAAAGCTCCCAGTCGAAGATTGGTAGTATCACTATTTCACTCTGTAAACCTTTTGATTTGTGAATGCTCATGATCCTTATGGCATCCGCCTCATCAGAAGAGGATATACTTATATCCTGATTTTCATAAAAATACTCTATTATCTCTCTTATATTTTTACCTTTCAAAGTTAACTGTGCCACCTCTTCAAGAAATCGTTTTAGATAAAGATCGTTTTCGATTTTCAATAAGTCTATCACAGATAGAAAGAATTCATACGGAGAATAGCCTGATGGATATATGTTCAGATCATTAAAACAATTCAAAAGCCCAAGCTCTTCAACTGATTTTATATAGAATGTGTCCTCAGGATCTATTATGAAGGATGATGCAAGAAGTATCTTTTTAATATTAAAGTTATTAATAATCTTCAAATTTCCATCTGTTATAAAAGGGATATTTTTAAATTGATCCTTTGAATGTATCCAATCCACCACAGTTTCGATATCGTTGTTGTTTCTCACCAGGATCATTATATCTGAATAGTTAGCCCCCCTTTTAAATAATGTTTCAAGTATCCGGATAAGTCTATTTTTATAAAAGTCATCCGTATCTTCATCATTTCTTTTTTTTAGATGGATATTTATGTAACCTTTAAAATCCTGCACAGGAATTTGGGATGCATCGCTATAGACTTTTTTTATTTCCTCTGAAAGATTTTCTGATATATCGTATTTTTTAATAAGCTCTGGAATATCATTTAATAAGGCTTTAGCAAAGCAGATGTTATTGAAATTTACGATATCCTTACCCGATCTATAGTTTCCTTTTAGCGTTATAGATTCAAGGGCGAAATCATTGTCCACCTCGTCAAATAAAGTGTAATCACCACCCCTCCAACCATAAATACTCTGTTTTTTGTCTCCCACTATGAATATAGACCCCCCACTACCTTTACTATTTTCAAGAAGTGGTCTGATGGCCTCAAACTGGTCTCTTGAGGTATCCTGAAATTCGTCAATAAGGTAGTGCATTATCTGTTCCCCCAGATTGCAAAAGGCATAAGGAACACCGGAATCGCTTTTTAATATCTCCGTAATCCTCTTTGTAATCTGACTACCGTCCACAATGTTGAGTCGTTTTTGGACATCGTTTTCTTTCTCTTTTAGTTTTTCAATCTGTTTAAATATTGCCTCAGATTCTTTTGTGTACTTTAGTAGCAGATAGTATCTAAAATTTTTTAGTATCTCTTTTAATATTTCTCTAAATAGTTTCTGTTCTTCCGGTGGTATCGTACCACCTTTTTTTAAAATCTCATTGAAGTTGTTATTTTCTATAAACTCATGATATTTAGCATAATTTTTCTTGACTTTATCCACATCGAGCAATTTATAGGATTTTATCTTATTTCCATTGAACATCGTATCATATTTATCAATTAAGTTGTTTAATTTATCAGAAAGATCATTAATTTCTTTTAATAGATATTCATTTAGTTCTGAAACCGCACTATTAATATCTCCTTTTATTCTCTTTTCAAGTTCGTCGTATGAGATGACATTTTCAGGCAATTCTATTTTGTGATATTCCTTTAGATTCTTTATTATTATCTTTTCCCCATCCATTCCATCTTTATCGAGAATCAGGAGTGTGTTTAAAAAATTGATGAGATCTTCGAAATTTTTTTCATCTTCAAACAACATTTCCACTGCTGATTCAAAGATTTTTTCTGAATCAAAAGTAATATCGTAGTCTGGATATACCCCAAGATCAACGGCAAAAGCCTTATGTAGAGTATTCATAAAAGAATCGATTGTGGTGACGTTTATATGTTCGAAGTTTTTTAATATGTGAATTAGTAATTTTCTTGCATCCTCTTTAGTTATGTCTGATTTTTCCAATTCATTTTTCCTTATCCCCCCAAGCCCCTTTAAAAATTTCATTACTCTATCTTTCATTTCAAGCGATGCCTTGTTGGTAAAGGTAATGGCTATGATGGAGCTAAGATCCTTTGGTGGTATGATAGCCACGGAAAAATTTTTATTTTTCAAATAAAGCCCCAAAAGTTCGATAAATCTGCTGGCAAGATTGTATGTTTTTCCAGAACCTGCCGATGCTTTTATCGAAAGAAATTGTTTAAACAAATTATCTTCTGTGGAACAATTAACATTGCCGTTCATCTCACCCTCTGGATATATTTTAAATAAAATATAGCATAATAGGGTGGTGATTTCCATAAAATTTACAACTCATAGTCAGATTTGATTATTCGTTTTGTTGAAAAATTGTTGAAAAAGTTTTAGGAAAAACTTTTTGATATATAACAACAAAATCAAATATCAGGTAAATTGTATTATTCAACAATAACTTATTCTCCAATAACGAATCCATCGCAATTGGGCTGTCAAGTACTTTTTTTTCAACAAAATTGTTGAAAAAAATGTTCAATGTAAAATTAAGGTTGCTTTAATCGGCTAAAAAATAAGATTATATTGAAGGTGATTAAATTTTAACCAGCTCCTTTTTATTACCCAAACATTCTCTATTTGCTTAGCTATACTGAATATCTACAATCTTTATCTTGATTTTTATATTAATAACATATAGAACAATTGTATAAAATATTCTGTTTGTGGAGGTCTTTTATGAGGGCTGTATTTTGTAATGGATTTGGAAGCATTGATGTGCTTGAAATAAGGGATGTTCCTATTCCCGAACCCAAAGAAAATCAGGTTTTAATTAAAGTAATGGCTACATCAATTAATAGGCCTGACCTTGTACAAAGGGAAGGGAAATATCCACCCCCTCCGGGAGAATCCGAAATACTGGGTCTTGAGGTGGCTGGTGTAATAGAAAAGATTGGTCCAAATGTTGAAGGCTGGAAGGTGGGGGATAGGGTAATGTCTCTGGTGGGGGGTGGCGGTTATGCTGAATACGCTGTTGCTTACGCAAACCACCTTATCAAGATTCCCGAATCTATGAGCTTTGAAGAGGCGGCCTGTGTTTGTGAATCCTACATTACAGCCTTTTTGAATGTTTTTATGCTGGGGGAACTCAAAGATGGCGAAACAACACTACTACATGGTGGTGGCGGCGGCGTAAACACTGCCGCAATTCAGCTGGTGAAGGCTCTTGCACCAAAGTCAAAAATTGCCGTCACTGTGGCCCCAGAGAAGATGGAAGGTGTAAGAAAACTTGGGGCGGATCTGTTGATAAACTACAAGGAGACAACCGATTTTAGCGATATAATAAAAGAGTTTACCAATAAAAAAGGGGTGGATGTCATCCTTGACCATGTTGGGGCAAAATATCTGGATCCAAACATAAAATCCCTGGCGTACGCCGGAAGGCTGGTGATCATTGGTGTAATAAGCGGTATAAAAGCTGAACTTAATATAGGCCTTTTAATGGTAAAACGACACAAGATAATAGGCTCCGTCTTGAGATCCAGACCGGTTAATGAAAAAGGGGAGATAATCAAAGAATTTACAAAAGTTGCTATCCCCAAATTTGCAGATAGGACTATTGTACCGATAATCAGTAAAGTTTTTACACTTGATGAAGTAAAAGATGCACACAAAATGATGGAGGATGATCTTCATTTCGGAAAGATTGTATTAAAAATTGCATAATTTTTATAGCCTCCGGATATAACCTATCCGGAGGTTATTTATATTTTCTTCTTATTCTCAATTCGGCTCTACTTGCAACGGATGAAACAAAAAGATTCATAACCATATAGATTAAAAATATTGTTATCCAAATTTCAAGTATCAATCTTGATGACGCCAGAATCTCCATAGCTTGAAATGTTAATTCCGGTATCGCCACAATAGAAGCTATGGCTGTATTTTTGATGATGGATACGAATTGTCCAATCAGAGATGGAAGCGTTTTTTCAATCGCCTGAGGTATAACTATGTAAAGATAGACCTGTACCCTATTTAGCCCAAGGGCGATTCCTGCATCTATCTGACCTTTTTCTACACCATTAATCCCCCCTCTTATGATTTCAGCAATGTATGCAGATTCATAAAAAGCAAGACCTATAGCTGCTGAAATAAACGGTATAAAGATCTGTTCGGGGGTGAAGATCGCCGTAATTATCGATGCGAATAATCGATTTGAAAAGATAGTCTCCAAATTCAATACATCAGTAAAACTGCTACCGATAAAAAAGTAAAAGATAAACATCACAATAAGTGGTGGAATATTTCTCAACACTACTACGTATACTTCAAATAACTCTTTGATTACACCTTTTGTGGAAGATATTATAAATCCTGTTATTAAACCAGTTATAAAAGATAGGATAAGGACGAATATAGAGATCTTTACGGTATAGATAACCCCCTTCGTTATAAGACCTACCTTTAACCGATCGTCGTAATAGAAGAAAAACTTCAAAAGATCGTTCCAGTTAAATTGATAATCTATCTCTAATAATATCTTTTTAATTAAAAATGTAAAAAAGGTAGCTACCAGTATGGATATAAAAATATCTATCGGTAAATACCTGTTTTTAATAACCTTCACCACTGATTTGATTCTCCAGAATTATTTGAGAATGATTCTATCATGGATCTATTTTAAAAGCTTTTCCCAATCTTTAGATTCAAACCAGTATTTTTTCCTTTCTTCAAGCCATCCTTCCGAAGATACTACGGTTATCCAGCTATTAAGGTAGTTTAAAAACTCCTGATCACCCTTTCTTACGGCAAATCCTATGGGCTCTTTTGTGAAAGTGCCTTTCACCGGCTGATAGAGTTTAGAACTATGATCAATGGCAAGAAACGCCGGCAATGGAGCAGAGCTTATAAAAGCCGTTGCCCTTCCATTTAGAAGCTCCTGGATAGCCTGTGGCTCATCGTCAAACAGTTTTAATTGTGCCCTGGGGAAGAACTTTTTGGCAGTTTCTGCAGCGGTGGTGCCAAGCCTTGCGACTATTGTGACATCAGGATTATTTAGCTCTTTTAGAGAGTTAGCCTTTGTCTTTGATCTGTTTGCCACAATAGCCATACCAGAATAATCGTAAGGTATAGAAAACTCTACCTTCAGAGCCCTTTCCGGTGTTATCCCCATACCTCCTATGATGATGTCGTAATTACCTGTCAAAAGGGAAGGGATTATACCAGACCATTTTGTGGGGACAAATTCGATACCTACCCCCATATCTTTGGCAAGCCTTTTTGCAACATCAATTTCAAAACCGATCCATTCCCCGGATTTTGTTTGCATCGCCCATGGTACAAATGTGGACATCCCGACTTTCATCTTCCCCCTCTTGATTATTGAATCAAGCGTACTCTTTTTATCTTCAGCAAAACCGGTAGCGAAAAGCATAAAAATCATAATTAAAGCTAAAAAAATCCTTTTCATCTTCTCCACCTCATAAATTTTTTTTCCAGCAATTTTAGTAGTATAGTTATAATAATATTAATTGAAAGATATAAAAATGCAACCATAAACCAGATTTCGAATGTCATAAAAGTTTCACTAACAGCTTTTTGGGCCTCAAATGTTAGCTCATATATGGAAATTATAGAAAGAAGAGATGAATCCTTTACTGTAGATACCAGTATATTTGAAAGAGATGGGATTATTATCGGGTAGGATTGTGGTAGTATCACTTTTTTTAATACCTGTATTCTACTCATACCAAGGGCATACCCTGAAAGCCATTGCTGTTTGTCTATCGAAAGGATACTACCCCTAACAATTTCAGAAATATATGACCCTTCAAAAAGAGACAGGGTAAATACTGCAACCCAAAACCCATTAATGTGAAAAATATTTCCAACCACAAAATAGTTTATTAATATCTGTGTCATAAGAGGAGTATTTCTGATGGTGAGGATATAAATTTTACATATTGTTTTAATGGAGTAAAAAGGGGATAGACTGCCAAATGCCACAACGATACCTATCCCAATCCCCAAAAATATAGATATAAACGATATCTCAATTGTTGCCATCAATCCTTTAATCAGTGTCCCTAAATATAAATTGTTATCCTGTACATAGAAGATAAACCTGATCAAACGTTGTAAATCCCACCTGTAATCAACCCTGTTAAACAAAAGGTATGTAATTATAATAAAAATAATAATTGCTAAAGATCTATTTAAAAATTTTTTATCACTGTTGATTATCATACAACTTAAATATAATCCTAAAATTCATTGATCTTTCATTCAATTCTAAGATACTCCTAACTCTTTCATCTTCATCCTCAGATAGTTATCCAATTCTCCCCTATCTTTTATAATCCCGGCGCATAATCTAAAATGCAAATCGTCCAATATTTTCCCCAGAAGTGGCCCTTTTTCTACACCCATCTTTATGATATCGTTTCCATTTATCAAATCCTTTCTGGATAAATCTATACGGGGGATTAACGATCTTATCCTTTCTATTGTGTTGTGAAAACTTATATCACACCTATTCTTAGATTGGGCATCAGCAACTGATAAAGCTATTAGTTTTTCCAGGATGCCATAGTTTTCAAAGATAAACTTTAACAGTGTAATCTCTTTAGCACCGTTTGTGGCATATTTTCTTATTATCCCGTGTTTTTTCACCAGTGTTGAGACTTCTTTTATAATTTTAACAGGATAGGTGAGTTTTTTTAGCACTTCAATCGTCAATTTTGCACTTATCTCCTCGTGACCCACAAATTTTCCCGGAGTGGCTTTAAATATTTCATCCCCCTTTCCCACATCGTGCAACAGAGCAGCCAATATCAGAATTAATCTATCTGTTTCGTTGTACCCTTTGATCATATCATATAGTATTTTAACCACAGAAAAGGTATGGGACAAGACATCTTCGATATGATAAACACCCCCATAGAGCCCCTTTATAGTTTTAAATATTGGAAATATAATCAAAAAGATATCATCTTCGATCATTGTGTCTAAAATGCGTAAGAAATTCTCCCCCAGTAGCGTTTCATTTAATTCTTTGTTTATTCTTTCAGCTGGAATATCAACTAAAAGTGGTGCATACCTTTTCATCAATACACCTGTGTGAGGTTCAATCGTGAACCCAAATTGGGACGCAAACCGATAACCTCTTAACACCCTAAGTGGATCATCCAAAAAAGACTGATCCGAAACAGCTCTAATAATTTTATTATTTAAATCAGTGGGATCCCCCAACAAACCTTTTTCAAAATGGTAAGCAAGATTATTTATTGTAAAATCACGCTTTTTTAGGTCATCAACAATGGATAACCCCCTTAAACGTGAGATATCGATAGTAAAACCTCCCTTAGTAATTCTCACGTTATCTTTAAAGTGCACAAAGGAACCTTTTATATACCTATTTAGCATTTCTGCACAACTAACATAATCGATCTTTTCCGGTACGAGATCTATATCATTTACATCCCTTCCCAGAAGGATATCCCTGACAACCCCCCCCACAAAGTAGAAATCCACCCCTGTTTCTCTATAAAATTTAATAAAATATTCCTTTAAAGGGAAATCTGGCAGTTTTAATAATCTCGGGGTTTGCATATCAATTCCCTTATTTTAATATAATCCAGAAAATTATTTTGATAAGCAGCCCTTAAAACAATAGCAGTATCGATACCTGAAGATGTACCACCCATGGAAATAACATCTTTTGTTATATCCTTTATGAGCCCAGCATTAGCCGCCATAACAGCCACTTCAATAGCTGTTTTAAAACCTGTCGATACTATTTTTAATGTTTCACCAACTATTTCAGGCATAAAAACACCTTCCCACTTCAGTCTAAAAGATCTTGAGATGGAAGAGAAAAGATGTGTACCGGTGTGGATTTTAAACCCTAATTTTAACAGATTATCATAATCATCCTCTGACATGAATTGCTCATTAAGATTTTCAAACCCTGTATGATATCTGACGGCAATTAATTCCCCTGAAAAACCCCTTTCTTTAGCTATTTTATTAAGAATAAATGCACTTCTGCCTGTTTCTGTGGGTACTATGATAGTATCTATACAAGCTTCAACTGCTCTATCCACAGCAAAAGTGATGGCTAATTCTGTATTGACAACTCCTGGCTTATCAAAGTAATATGTTTTTGAAACTTTAAACATCAAAACCTCCGGTGGACTGATGAGAATACTTATTATATCAGATACTCATATCTATTCAATAAAAAATTTGCCCCCTCAAGTTTTAGATGAGATACCTAATTCAGATGCCGTAATTCATGCTGGGGATATCGTGGGGATAAAAGCTTATAATGAATTGAAAGAGATATCAAAAAGATTATACGCAGTTAAGGGGAATATCGATTTAGACATAGAAGAGCTGGAAGATGAGCTAATTTTCCAATTGGGAAAATTTAAAATTGGACTCACCCATGGGCATAAATACAACAATCTTTACAATGGATTAATCTACAATTTTTCGGAATGTGATATCGTTGTATTTGGGCATCTACACTCCCCTTATTTCGGTAGGGAGAAAAATTTATCGCTTATCAACCCCGGAAGTACCTCAAAAAATAGATGGAAAAATAAAAATAGCTATGCTATTATGGACATTTATGAGAATGACTTTAAAGTTACATTTGTAGATATTTCATAAAGGAGACC is part of the Calditerrivibrio nitroreducens DSM 19672 genome and harbors:
- a CDS encoding transporter substrate-binding domain-containing protein, with the translated sequence MKRIFLALIMIFMLFATGFAEDKKSTLDSIIKRGKMKVGMSTFVPWAMQTKSGEWIGFEIDVAKRLAKDMGVGIEFVPTKWSGIIPSLLTGNYDIIIGGMGITPERALKVEFSIPYDYSGMAIVANRSKTKANSLKELNNPDVTIVARLGTTAAETAKKFFPRAQLKLFDDEPQAIQELLNGRATAFISSAPLPAFLAIDHSSKLYQPVKGTFTKEPIGFAVRKGDQEFLNYLNSWITVVSSEGWLEERKKYWFESKDWEKLLK
- a CDS encoding UvrD-helicase domain-containing protein, whose translation is MNGNVNCSTEDNLFKQFLSIKASAGSGKTYNLASRFIELLGLYLKNKNFSVAIIPPKDLSSIIAITFTNKASLEMKDRVMKFLKGLGGIRKNELEKSDITKEDARKLLIHILKNFEHINVTTIDSFMNTLHKAFAVDLGVYPDYDITFDSEKIFESAVEMLFEDEKNFEDLINFLNTLLILDKDGMDGEKIIIKNLKEYHKIELPENVISYDELEKRIKGDINSAVSELNEYLLKEINDLSDKLNNLIDKYDTMFNGNKIKSYKLLDVDKVKKNYAKYHEFIENNNFNEILKKGGTIPPEEQKLFREILKEILKNFRYYLLLKYTKESEAIFKQIEKLKEKENDVQKRLNIVDGSQITKRITEILKSDSGVPYAFCNLGEQIMHYLIDEFQDTSRDQFEAIRPLLENSKGSGGSIFIVGDKKQSIYGWRGGDYTLFDEVDNDFALESITLKGNYRSGKDIVNFNNICFAKALLNDIPELIKKYDISENLSEEIKKVYSDASQIPVQDFKGYINIHLKKRNDEDTDDFYKNRLIRILETLFKRGANYSDIMILVRNNNDIETVVDWIHSKDQFKNIPFITDGNLKIINNFNIKKILLASSFIIDPEDTFYIKSVEELGLLNCFNDLNIYPSGYSPYEFFLSVIDLLKIENDLYLKRFLEEVAQLTLKGKNIREIIEYFYENQDISISSSDEADAIRIMSIHKSKGLQSEIVILPIFDWELYKTDRMYDYIPLSDVLEDYAGEEKIFTTINSLKDISETAKNIYEKKIKSQLIEGLNLMYVAQTRAVRELYITGMFSKNLSGSYPRPLRSSAILYEMLDNLEKYEDGSGIDYAIEKNEMGIFFVCGELKDFGSKSFEKNEDIKVNKCYSPDSIIFRIRKSFIDEPDIEDLREGMKLGTDIHKLLSVIRKIDDEKNIEAEVERAFKRSQILYDKKMFEMVINTVRDLKDYFIDIDDCWTEKEFVTKSGNIFRVDRIVKKGSFFYIIDYKTGDPKEEDRKQVDIYRRLIPYETTGIIYYIKKGEKLYVSSKSN
- a CDS encoding amino acid ABC transporter permease, with amino-acid sequence MFNRVDYRWDLQRLIRFIFYVQDNNLYLGTLIKGLMATIEISFISIFLGIGIGIVVAFGSLSPFYSIKTICKIYILTIRNTPLMTQILINYFVVGNIFHINGFWVAVFTLSLFEGSYISEIVRGSILSIDKQQWLSGYALGMSRIQVLKKVILPQSYPIIIPSLSNILVSTVKDSSLLSIISIYELTFEAQKAVSETFMTFEIWFMVAFLYLSINIIITILLKLLEKKFMRWRR
- a CDS encoding HD domain-containing protein; this encodes MQTPRLLKLPDFPLKEYFIKFYRETGVDFYFVGGVVRDILLGRDVNDIDLVPEKIDYVSCAEMLNRYIKGSFVHFKDNVRITKGGFTIDISRLRGLSIVDDLKKRDFTINNLAYHFEKGLLGDPTDLNNKIIRAVSDQSFLDDPLRVLRGYRFASQFGFTIEPHTGVLMKRYAPLLVDIPAERINKELNETLLGENFLRILDTMIEDDIFLIIFPIFKTIKGLYGGVYHIEDVLSHTFSVVKILYDMIKGYNETDRLILILAALLHDVGKGDEIFKATPGKFVGHEEISAKLTIEVLKKLTYPVKIIKEVSTLVKKHGIIRKYATNGAKEITLLKFIFENYGILEKLIALSVADAQSKNRCDISFHNTIERIRSLIPRIDLSRKDLINGNDIIKMGVEKGPLLGKILDDLHFRLCAGIIKDRGELDNYLRMKMKELGVS
- a CDS encoding metallophosphoesterase family protein, which gives rise to MRILIISDTHIYSIKNLPPQVLDEIPNSDAVIHAGDIVGIKAYNELKEISKRLYAVKGNIDLDIEELEDELIFQLGKFKIGLTHGHKYNNLYNGLIYNFSECDIVVFGHLHSPYFGREKNLSLINPGSTSKNRWKNKNSYAIMDIYENDFKVTFVDIS
- a CDS encoding amino acid ABC transporter permease encodes the protein MVKVIKNRYLPIDIFISILVATFFTFLIKKILLEIDYQFNWNDLLKFFFYYDDRLKVGLITKGVIYTVKISIFVLILSFITGLITGFIISSTKGVIKELFEVYVVVLRNIPPLIVMFIFYFFIGSSFTDVLNLETIFSNRLFASIITAIFTPEQIFIPFISAAIGLAFYESAYIAEIIRGGINGVEKGQIDAGIALGLNRVQVYLYIVIPQAIEKTLPSLIGQFVSIIKNTAIASIVAIPELTFQAMEILASSRLILEIWITIFLIYMVMNLFVSSVASRAELRIRRKYK
- a CDS encoding NAD(P)H-quinone oxidoreductase, with product MRAVFCNGFGSIDVLEIRDVPIPEPKENQVLIKVMATSINRPDLVQREGKYPPPPGESEILGLEVAGVIEKIGPNVEGWKVGDRVMSLVGGGGYAEYAVAYANHLIKIPESMSFEEAACVCESYITAFLNVFMLGELKDGETTLLHGGGGGVNTAAIQLVKALAPKSKIAVTVAPEKMEGVRKLGADLLINYKETTDFSDIIKEFTNKKGVDVILDHVGAKYLDPNIKSLAYAGRLVIIGVISGIKAELNIGLLMVKRHKIIGSVLRSRPVNEKGEIIKEFTKVAIPKFADRTIVPIISKVFTLDEVKDAHKMMEDDLHFGKIVLKIA
- a CDS encoding pyruvate kinase alpha/beta domain-containing protein, producing the protein MFKVSKTYYFDKPGVVNTELAITFAVDRAVEACIDTIIVPTETGRSAFILNKIAKERGFSGELIAVRYHTGFENLNEQFMSEDDYDNLLKLGFKIHTGTHLFSSISRSFRLKWEGVFMPEIVGETLKIVSTGFKTAIEVAVMAANAGLIKDITKDVISMGGTSSGIDTAIVLRAAYQNNFLDYIKIRELICKPRDY